A stretch of the Hippea jasoniae genome encodes the following:
- a CDS encoding acyl-CoA dehydrogenase family protein yields MNFDLTDDEKLIRDTAREFAQKELKPIAAQIDKDHKIPEEIVAKMGELGLLGTYVPEEYGGAGTSFMAYVLVVEEISKVCASSGVMISAHTSLCINPILAFGTEEQKKKYLP; encoded by the coding sequence ATGAACTTTGATTTAACAGATGATGAGAAACTCATAAGGGATACTGCAAGGGAGTTTGCTCAAAAAGAGCTAAAACCCATAGCAGCACAGATAGATAAGGATCATAAAATCCCTGAAGAGATAGTGGCAAAAATGGGAGAGCTTGGTTTGCTTGGCACCTATGTACCTGAGGAGTACGGTGGTGCAGGCACAAGCTTTATGGCTTATGTGCTGGTTGTGGAGGAGATATCCAAGGTATGCGCATCAAGTGGAGTTATGATTTCAGCCCACACCTCTTTATGTATAAACCCCATCCTTGCCTTTGGCACAGAAGAGCAAAAAAAGAAATACCTGCC